In one Cellulomonas sp. JZ18 genomic region, the following are encoded:
- a CDS encoding AAA family ATPase codes for MSAPGPAGDAGLAHVSAAPTRAGVQPRGGDGVALDVAHLFADETAAGGAPAGAPLDEKLRQAYFWMVNHAIISPHYDLEFHDPQRPRTTFHVGDSRAAVELPTDQSYSSFVLLPLLTFAVRGRCLLVGGPGRGKTASAVLMGVIAGYPLRDVRRAMQHGHPQLTVQDMFGTPLPRDLIGAERLSDIDVAWRSWLGMRVKIVDEYNRIPTRTQSALLTVLADGYVEVFDQVYETGASAWYLTANDDAGGGTFQVVDALRDRIDVVVKALAFNHRFLGDLVTRAERRLRPEENVPRASSSTPTSTTACTPRCCACRSRCRSAGAWSTSRPSSSCWRRPRGSSSTAPRTPPAWPGSTRTCSRSRTTAATAARTSARRP; via the coding sequence GTGAGCGCACCCGGACCCGCCGGCGACGCCGGCCTCGCCCACGTCTCGGCCGCCCCCACCCGCGCGGGGGTGCAGCCGCGCGGCGGTGACGGCGTCGCCCTCGACGTCGCCCACCTGTTCGCCGACGAGACGGCCGCCGGGGGTGCGCCCGCCGGTGCGCCGCTCGACGAGAAGCTGCGCCAGGCGTACTTCTGGATGGTCAACCACGCGATCATCAGCCCGCACTACGACCTGGAGTTCCACGACCCGCAGCGGCCGCGCACGACGTTCCACGTCGGCGACTCGCGCGCCGCGGTCGAGCTGCCGACCGACCAGTCGTACTCCTCGTTCGTCCTGCTGCCGCTGCTGACGTTCGCCGTGCGCGGCCGGTGCCTGCTCGTCGGCGGTCCGGGCCGCGGCAAGACCGCGTCCGCGGTGCTCATGGGCGTGATCGCGGGCTACCCGCTGCGGGACGTCCGCCGGGCGATGCAGCACGGGCACCCGCAGCTGACGGTGCAGGACATGTTCGGCACGCCGCTGCCGCGCGACCTCATCGGCGCCGAGCGGCTGTCGGACATCGACGTCGCGTGGCGCTCGTGGCTGGGCATGCGCGTGAAGATCGTCGACGAGTACAACCGCATCCCCACCCGCACGCAGTCCGCCCTGCTCACGGTGCTCGCGGACGGGTACGTCGAGGTGTTCGACCAGGTCTACGAGACCGGTGCGTCCGCCTGGTACCTCACGGCGAACGACGACGCGGGCGGCGGCACGTTCCAGGTGGTCGACGCGCTGCGCGACCGCATCGACGTCGTCGTCAAGGCGCTGGCCTTCAACCACCGCTTCCTCGGCGACCTCGTCACGCGGGCCGAGCGCCGGCTGCGCCCGGAGGAGAACGTGCCCCGGGCATCGTCTTCGACGCCGACGAGCACGACCGCCTGCACGCCGAGGTGCTGCGCGTGCCGTTCCCGGTGCCGGTCCGCCGGCGCCTGGAGCACTTCGCGGCCCAGCTCGAGCTGCTGGAGAAGGCCGCGTGGCAGCTCGAGTACCGCACCAAGGACACCGCCCGCCTGGCCGGGGTCGACCCGCACCTGCTCGCGGTCGCGGACGACGGCCGCGACCGCCGCGAGGACGTCGGCGCGCAGACCCTGA
- a CDS encoding AAA family ATPase — protein MTRARFRHGLVIGKFYPPHAGHLALVRHALARCERVTVQVLASSVESLPAATRAAWLAEELPTARVVHAVDDAPVDYADPAAWDAHVAVMQSLLDAPVDAVATSDAYGAELARRLGATWLRADPGRRGVPVSGTAVRADPAGHWWALPAPVRAWYVRRVVVLGAESTGTTTLAEDLTALFGLPTVAEFGREWSEQRPGGLDAPWHTSEFDLVAREQARREDDAARRTPVPLLVCDTDVLATTVWHERYVGTSSPTVEALAASRVPDLYLLTGDEIPFVQDGLRDGEHVRHAMQDRFREVLARQEAAGGAPWVEVRGDRATRLAAAEALVRPLLTTPRTLADPLPQANGDLVDLAAAHGAATADRPGDGRVPVPAAVPDSPA, from the coding sequence GTGACCCGCGCCCGCTTCCGCCACGGTCTCGTCATCGGCAAGTTCTACCCGCCGCACGCGGGCCACCTCGCGCTCGTGCGGCACGCGCTGGCCCGCTGCGAACGGGTGACGGTGCAGGTCCTGGCGTCGTCGGTCGAGTCCCTGCCCGCGGCGACGCGCGCGGCGTGGCTCGCAGAGGAGCTGCCGACCGCCCGCGTCGTGCACGCGGTGGACGACGCCCCGGTCGACTACGCCGACCCCGCCGCGTGGGACGCGCACGTCGCCGTCATGCAGAGCCTGCTCGACGCGCCGGTCGACGCCGTCGCCACCTCGGACGCGTACGGAGCCGAGCTCGCCCGCCGCCTCGGTGCGACGTGGCTGCGGGCCGACCCGGGCCGCCGCGGGGTGCCCGTGTCCGGCACCGCGGTGCGCGCCGACCCCGCCGGGCACTGGTGGGCCCTGCCCGCGCCGGTGCGCGCCTGGTACGTGCGGCGCGTCGTCGTCCTCGGCGCGGAGTCGACCGGCACGACGACCCTCGCCGAGGACCTGACGGCGCTGTTCGGCCTGCCGACGGTCGCCGAGTTCGGGCGCGAGTGGTCCGAGCAGCGCCCGGGTGGGCTGGACGCGCCCTGGCACACGAGCGAGTTCGACCTCGTCGCGCGCGAGCAGGCCCGCCGCGAGGACGACGCCGCCCGCCGCACCCCGGTCCCGCTGCTCGTGTGCGACACGGACGTGCTCGCCACGACGGTGTGGCACGAGCGGTACGTCGGCACGTCGTCGCCGACCGTGGAGGCGCTCGCGGCGTCCCGCGTGCCGGACCTGTACCTGCTGACGGGCGACGAGATCCCGTTCGTGCAGGACGGCCTGCGCGACGGCGAGCACGTGCGGCACGCGATGCAGGACCGGTTCCGCGAGGTCCTGGCGCGGCAGGAGGCGGCCGGGGGAGCGCCCTGGGTGGAGGTGCGCGGCGACCGCGCGACCCGGCTCGCCGCGGCCGAGGCGCTCGTCCGCCCGCTGCTGACGACGCCGCGCACGCTCGCCGACCCGCTGCCCCAGGCGAACGGCGACCTCGTCGACCTGGCCGCCGCGCACGGCGCCGCGACCGCCGACCGCCCGGGTGACGGTCGCGTGCCCGTGCCGGCCGCCGTGCCAGACTCCCCGGCGTGA
- the pnuC gene encoding nicotinamide riboside transporter PnuC: MTWVEVVGFVTGAACVWLAARQHVANFPVGIANTVVFAVLFWQAGIGANAALQVVYLVLGALGWYWWVRGGPDRSTLPVRRTPRLVWPVAALAVVLGTVALARVLDATGASVQPLWDGGTTALSLVAQVMLGRKWVGSWAVWIVTDVLLVGLYLSLGLYLTAALYVLLIALCVQGWRSWARDLRADPDDEVPAPAVATPGAPA; encoded by the coding sequence GTGACATGGGTCGAGGTGGTCGGGTTCGTCACCGGTGCGGCGTGCGTGTGGCTCGCGGCGCGCCAGCACGTGGCGAACTTCCCGGTGGGCATCGCCAACACCGTGGTGTTCGCCGTGCTGTTCTGGCAGGCGGGCATCGGCGCCAACGCGGCGCTGCAGGTCGTGTACCTCGTGCTGGGCGCGCTCGGCTGGTACTGGTGGGTGCGCGGCGGTCCCGACCGCTCGACGCTGCCCGTGCGCCGGACGCCGCGCCTCGTCTGGCCCGTGGCCGCCCTGGCGGTGGTGCTCGGCACGGTCGCGCTCGCGCGCGTGCTCGACGCGACGGGCGCGTCCGTCCAGCCGCTGTGGGACGGCGGGACGACCGCGCTGAGCCTCGTCGCGCAGGTGATGCTCGGACGCAAGTGGGTCGGCAGCTGGGCGGTGTGGATCGTCACCGACGTGCTGCTCGTCGGGCTGTACCTCAGCCTCGGCCTGTACCTGACCGCCGCGCTCTACGTGCTGCTCATCGCGCTGTGCGTGCAGGGGTGGCGGTCGTGGGCACGCGACCTGCGCGCGGACCCCGACGACGAGGTGCCCGCCCCGGCCGTCGCGACCCCGGGCGCCCCCGCGTGA
- a CDS encoding MerR family transcriptional regulator, giving the protein MEASIQEVARLTGTTSRTLRHYDAIGLLAPSRVGENGYRWYDDDALVRLQRILLLRDLGLGLTEIRRVLDRETDEATALRRHLTWLRAEQDRLARQAASVHRTLTAREKGDRLMADEMFDGFDHTQYKEEVEQRWGADAYAASDAWWRGLSDEDRASWKAASERLGADWAAAAQAGTDPTSDAAQELARRHVEWLGGIPGTPGYGSTPDAGYVTGLADMYVADPRFAAAYGGTAGATFVREALHAYAARAL; this is encoded by the coding sequence GTGGAGGCGTCCATCCAGGAGGTGGCCCGGCTGACCGGCACGACCAGCCGCACGCTGCGCCACTACGACGCGATCGGGCTGCTCGCGCCCTCCCGCGTCGGCGAGAACGGGTACCGCTGGTACGACGACGACGCGCTCGTGCGCCTCCAGCGCATCCTCCTGCTGCGCGACCTGGGGCTCGGGCTCACCGAGATCCGCCGGGTCCTCGACCGCGAGACCGACGAGGCGACGGCCCTGCGCCGGCACCTCACGTGGCTGCGCGCCGAGCAGGACCGCCTGGCCCGCCAGGCGGCGTCCGTGCACCGCACGCTCACCGCACGCGAGAAGGGAGACCGGCTGATGGCCGACGAGATGTTCGACGGGTTCGACCACACGCAGTACAAGGAGGAGGTGGAGCAGCGCTGGGGCGCCGACGCGTACGCCGCGTCCGACGCCTGGTGGCGCGGCCTGTCCGACGAGGACCGCGCGTCCTGGAAGGCCGCGTCCGAGCGCCTCGGCGCCGACTGGGCCGCCGCGGCGCAGGCGGGCACCGACCCGACGTCCGACGCGGCGCAGGAGCTCGCGCGACGCCACGTGGAGTGGCTCGGCGGCATCCCCGGCACGCCCGGGTACGGCTCGACGCCCGACGCCGGGTACGTGACGGGCCTCGCCGACATGTACGTCGCCGACCCGAGGTTCGCGGCGGCCTACGGCGGCACGGCAGGGGCGACCTTCGTGCGCGAGGCCCTGCACGCGTACGCCGCGCGCGCCCTCTGA
- a CDS encoding DUF2207 domain-containing protein, translated as MTGEELLPLALLLLAAALAVTLWAFVAERPPSDPSVPTWPARRSDPPRDVPVLVGAHVVGWRRRSTSAQVADLVVRGALRVVPGDVAQVEVVDLTGLAPVERGFVAALVGHGEPRAGDRAVLSGSDHGRDERLRELQAAVNTLVVREGWRRVPSPPTGRVARRVAMVVVVLLSVPLLRGGWLTGWATMTIAFMAVLTLLPPRLPHVLSDRGVVLRDHLHGLRDHLRLGDREDTRSGTAAHAALLPWAVLFAQVPAWCRGAGSGAEEQADLLALLRRLQVDRPGYGTGPEQSGDPWGEVATGGSRAEHDGAFVRSLD; from the coding sequence GTGACCGGAGAGGAACTCCTGCCCCTCGCCCTGCTGCTGCTGGCCGCCGCCCTCGCGGTCACCCTGTGGGCCTTCGTGGCGGAGCGGCCGCCGTCCGACCCGTCCGTGCCCACGTGGCCCGCCCGGCGGTCCGACCCGCCCCGCGACGTCCCGGTCCTGGTGGGCGCGCACGTGGTCGGGTGGCGGCGTCGGAGCACGTCCGCGCAGGTCGCCGACCTCGTGGTCCGTGGTGCCCTGCGGGTCGTCCCGGGCGACGTGGCACAGGTCGAGGTCGTCGACCTCACGGGGCTGGCGCCCGTCGAGCGCGGGTTCGTCGCCGCGCTCGTCGGCCACGGCGAGCCGCGCGCGGGGGACCGCGCGGTGCTGTCCGGGTCCGACCACGGTCGCGACGAGCGGCTGCGCGAGCTGCAGGCGGCCGTGAACACGCTGGTCGTGCGCGAGGGGTGGCGCAGGGTGCCCTCTCCGCCGACCGGGCGGGTCGCGCGGCGCGTCGCGATGGTCGTCGTCGTCCTGCTCTCGGTCCCGCTGCTGCGCGGCGGGTGGCTGACCGGATGGGCGACCATGACGATCGCGTTCATGGCGGTGCTCACGCTGCTGCCGCCGCGCCTGCCGCACGTGCTCAGCGACCGGGGCGTCGTCCTGCGCGACCACCTGCACGGCCTGCGTGACCACCTGCGGCTGGGCGACCGGGAGGACACGCGGTCCGGCACCGCGGCGCACGCCGCCCTGCTGCCGTGGGCGGTGCTGTTCGCGCAGGTCCCGGCCTGGTGCCGGGGCGCGGGGAGCGGGGCCGAGGAGCAGGCGGACCTGCTGGCCCTGCTGCGGCGGCTGCAGGTCGACCGCCCGGGGTACGGCACGGGTCCCGAGCAGTCCGGGGACCCCTGGGGCGAGGTGGCCACGGGAGGCAGCCGGGCCGAGCACGACGGTGCGTTCGTGCGGTCCCTGGACTGA
- a CDS encoding sensor histidine kinase, whose protein sequence is MSALGGGWGAWGAAHPGTAPPEGLAMTFGWAWVPGTLALFLVVPWLVREEPPGRLERAGLALGVVVTASLALQRLLLPMSDTSALLLAVVLTGLLTAAATAWRRWRGPLRERPGLGLLALGTALMALSFLPLVRSTTPDDLLLAVPLTHLVCQALFPGALLVTVLRNRLWGIDLVVSRAVLLGLLTVGLVAVYAGLVWATTALAGSSAVAQVVGAVGVVLAVQPVRSRLDVRVRRLVYGDATTPGRAALRLGARLSDAGADDLLSSLAAGVGEALHLESVTLTLADDPAARGTWGDATAEPVTRTVHRAGRPAGTVAFTARPGERLDARTHQALDALLPVVGAGLDLVQGARALARARDAATRARLAERRVIRRELHDGIGPWLTGLRLGLQGARNALPADPATADSVLATLQAQVVQRIEDVRTLSRTLLPPALDQEGLAAAVGELVRNAAADGFVVEPAGALTGQGAALRDVGPHVAAAAYAIAAEAVTNAARHSGAPGCRLEVHREDGTLVVVCTDAGRGRAPGTPDGVGTRSMRERAEELGGTVSITSGPAGTGTRVTARLPLARAAVPA, encoded by the coding sequence GTGTCCGCGCTGGGCGGCGGGTGGGGCGCGTGGGGCGCCGCGCACCCGGGCACGGCGCCGCCCGAGGGCCTCGCCATGACGTTCGGGTGGGCGTGGGTGCCCGGCACGCTCGCGCTCTTCCTCGTCGTGCCGTGGCTGGTGCGCGAGGAGCCTCCCGGACGCCTGGAGCGGGCCGGCCTCGCGCTCGGCGTCGTGGTGACCGCGTCCCTCGCACTCCAGCGCCTGCTGCTGCCGATGTCGGACACGAGCGCGCTCCTCCTCGCCGTCGTGCTGACCGGGCTGCTCACGGCCGCGGCCACGGCGTGGCGCCGGTGGCGCGGGCCCCTGCGCGAGCGCCCCGGGCTCGGTCTCCTCGCCCTCGGCACCGCGCTCATGGCGCTGTCGTTCCTGCCCCTGGTCCGGTCGACGACGCCGGACGACCTGCTGCTCGCGGTGCCGCTCACCCACCTGGTGTGCCAGGCGCTGTTCCCCGGTGCCCTCCTCGTCACGGTCCTGCGCAACCGGCTGTGGGGCATCGACCTCGTCGTCAGCCGTGCCGTGCTGCTCGGACTGCTCACCGTCGGGCTCGTCGCCGTCTACGCGGGCCTGGTGTGGGCCACCACGGCACTCGCCGGCAGCTCCGCCGTGGCGCAGGTCGTCGGCGCCGTCGGCGTGGTCCTGGCCGTGCAGCCGGTGCGCTCCCGGCTCGACGTGCGGGTACGCCGCCTCGTGTACGGCGACGCCACGACGCCCGGGCGCGCCGCGCTGCGCCTGGGCGCCCGGCTGTCCGACGCCGGTGCCGACGACCTGCTGTCGTCGCTCGCCGCCGGCGTGGGCGAGGCGCTGCACCTGGAGTCGGTCACCCTGACCCTCGCCGACGACCCGGCGGCACGAGGCACCTGGGGCGACGCCACGGCCGAGCCCGTCACGCGGACGGTGCACCGGGCGGGGCGCCCCGCCGGGACCGTCGCGTTCACCGCACGTCCCGGGGAGCGGCTCGACGCGCGCACGCACCAGGCCCTCGACGCCCTGCTGCCCGTCGTCGGCGCCGGCCTCGACCTCGTGCAGGGCGCACGCGCGCTCGCCCGCGCCCGGGACGCGGCGACGCGCGCGCGGCTCGCCGAGCGCCGGGTCATCCGGCGCGAGCTGCACGACGGGATCGGCCCGTGGCTGACCGGTCTGCGGCTCGGGCTGCAGGGGGCGCGCAACGCCCTGCCCGCGGACCCGGCGACCGCCGACTCGGTGCTCGCGACGCTCCAGGCGCAGGTGGTGCAGCGCATCGAGGACGTGCGGACCCTGTCCCGCACCCTGCTCCCGCCTGCCCTCGACCAGGAGGGCCTCGCCGCTGCCGTCGGGGAGCTCGTGCGGAACGCGGCCGCGGACGGCTTCGTCGTCGAGCCGGCGGGCGCACTGACGGGGCAGGGCGCCGCGCTCCGGGACGTCGGGCCCCACGTCGCCGCCGCCGCGTACGCGATCGCCGCCGAGGCGGTCACGAACGCGGCACGGCACAGCGGTGCCCCCGGCTGCCGGCTGGAGGTGCACCGTGAGGACGGGACGCTCGTCGTGGTGTGCACCGACGCCGGCCGGGGCCGCGCACCCGGGACGCCGGACGGGGTCGGCACCCGGTCGATGCGCGAACGCGCGGAGGAGCTGGGCGGCACGGTGTCCATCACCTCCGGCCCCGCCGGCACGGGCACGCGGGTGACCGCCCGCCTGCCGCTCGCGCGAGCGGCGGTGCCGGCATGA
- a CDS encoding response regulator transcription factor gives MTVRVAVVDDHPVFRLGMVALLDSLPGVRVVAQADGAAAAREVLLQSPGPDVVLMDLDLGDGSGVDVTRDVVRARPDLRVLVVTMHEDDDAVVASVRAGARGYLLKSAAPDAVERAVRAVAAGEMILSPAVAERAMSYVLAGRTSTRVPFPQLTDREREVLDLVARGLDNVAVARRLGVSPKTVRNAVGSVLAKLAVSDRAAAVVRARAEGLGT, from the coding sequence ATGACGGTGCGCGTCGCCGTCGTCGACGACCACCCGGTGTTCCGCCTCGGCATGGTCGCGCTGCTCGACTCGCTGCCCGGCGTGCGGGTCGTCGCGCAGGCCGACGGGGCGGCGGCCGCGCGCGAGGTCCTGCTGCAGTCCCCGGGCCCGGACGTCGTGCTGATGGACCTCGACCTCGGCGACGGCTCCGGGGTCGACGTCACCCGCGACGTCGTGCGCGCGCGGCCGGACCTGCGGGTCCTGGTCGTCACGATGCACGAGGACGACGACGCCGTGGTGGCGTCGGTGCGCGCCGGCGCCCGCGGGTACCTGCTGAAGTCCGCCGCCCCCGACGCGGTGGAGCGGGCGGTGCGCGCCGTGGCCGCCGGGGAGATGATCCTCTCGCCGGCGGTGGCGGAGCGGGCGATGTCCTACGTCCTCGCCGGTCGGACGTCGACGCGGGTGCCGTTCCCCCAGCTGACGGACCGCGAGCGCGAGGTGCTGGACCTCGTCGCCCGCGGCCTGGACAACGTCGCCGTGGCCCGGCGCCTGGGCGTGAGCCCGAAGACCGTGCGCAACGCCGTCGGCTCGGTCCTGGCGAAGCTCGCCGTCAGCGACCGGGCGGCGGCGGTGGTGCGGGCCCGCGCCGAGGGCCTCGGGACCTGA
- a CDS encoding ABC transporter ATP-binding protein has translation MSTTERRPPAPPQPPAAPSPGHDEDGDLALHPAAVRRRSLALLGSLLRPVAGRVWATALVVVGAQLALVAGPALVALGIDRGLPALRDGDAGPLLAVAGTYAVAALVAGVLTAATVRLAARVSQGVLLDLRRRVFRHTQRLSLEFHERYTSGRVISRQTSDVEALRELLDGGVTTLAASGLAMVFTAVSLVVLDWRSGLVLLVAVVPGVLLTRWFQVRSQAQYRRSRTAVARVIVRFVETMTGIRAVQAFRRERQVAEVYDDLTEEYRAANAEAIRVNGVFDTGLVLIGNVTVAAVLLVGGLRVLDGGLAVGVLVAAVLYARRFFAPLAQIGMFYNSFQSATAALEKLSALLAEEPTVPDPERPVRLARTTGDVRFDGVEFGYGAGPSVLPRLDLHVPAGQTVALVGETGAGKSTVAKLLARFYDPREGAVRLDGVDLRDLDPADLRRSVVMVTQEAYLFSGSVGANIALGRPDATPAEIEAAARAVGVHELITALPEGYETGVDTRGVRLSAGQRQLVSFARAFLADPAVLVLDEATSSLDIPGEQLVQDGLRTLLTGRTAVVIAHRLSTVMHADRVLVVDGGRVVEDGSPQELVAAGGRFAALHAQWQESLLRT, from the coding sequence ATGAGCACCACGGAACGGCGGCCCCCCGCACCTCCGCAGCCGCCCGCGGCGCCGTCGCCCGGGCACGACGAGGACGGCGACCTCGCGCTGCACCCGGCCGCGGTCCGCCGGCGGTCGCTCGCGCTGCTCGGCTCCCTGCTCCGCCCCGTCGCGGGGCGGGTCTGGGCGACCGCGCTGGTCGTCGTCGGCGCGCAGCTCGCGCTCGTGGCCGGTCCCGCCCTCGTGGCCCTCGGCATCGACCGCGGGCTGCCCGCGCTGCGCGACGGGGACGCGGGACCGCTGCTCGCCGTGGCCGGGACGTACGCGGTCGCCGCGCTCGTCGCGGGCGTCCTCACCGCAGCGACGGTGCGCCTCGCCGCCCGCGTGAGCCAGGGCGTGCTCCTCGACCTGCGCCGTCGCGTCTTCCGGCACACGCAGCGCCTGAGCCTGGAGTTCCACGAGCGGTACACGTCCGGCCGCGTCATCTCCCGGCAGACCTCGGACGTGGAGGCGCTGCGCGAGCTGCTCGACGGCGGGGTCACGACGCTCGCCGCGAGCGGGCTCGCGATGGTGTTCACCGCGGTCAGCCTCGTCGTGCTCGACTGGCGCAGCGGGCTCGTGCTGCTCGTCGCCGTCGTGCCCGGCGTGCTGCTCACGCGGTGGTTCCAGGTGCGCTCGCAGGCGCAGTACCGGCGCAGCCGCACCGCCGTGGCCCGGGTGATCGTCCGGTTCGTCGAGACGATGACCGGGATCCGCGCGGTGCAGGCGTTCCGCCGTGAGCGGCAGGTCGCCGAGGTCTACGACGACCTGACGGAGGAGTACCGCGCGGCGAACGCGGAGGCGATCCGCGTCAACGGCGTCTTCGACACCGGGCTCGTGCTCATCGGCAACGTCACCGTGGCCGCGGTGCTTCTGGTCGGGGGTCTGCGCGTGCTCGACGGCGGCCTGGCGGTCGGCGTCCTCGTCGCCGCCGTGCTGTACGCGCGGCGCTTCTTCGCGCCGCTCGCGCAGATCGGCATGTTCTACAACAGCTTCCAGTCCGCGACGGCCGCCCTCGAGAAGCTCTCGGCGCTGCTGGCGGAGGAGCCGACGGTGCCCGACCCGGAGCGGCCCGTGCGGCTCGCGCGCACGACCGGGGACGTGCGGTTCGACGGCGTCGAGTTCGGGTACGGCGCGGGGCCGTCGGTGCTGCCGCGCCTCGACCTGCACGTGCCCGCCGGGCAGACCGTCGCGCTCGTCGGGGAGACCGGCGCCGGCAAGTCGACCGTCGCCAAGCTGCTCGCCCGGTTCTACGACCCGCGCGAGGGCGCCGTGCGACTCGACGGCGTCGACCTGCGCGACCTCGACCCCGCCGACCTGCGCCGGTCCGTCGTCATGGTGACGCAGGAGGCGTACCTGTTCTCGGGCTCCGTCGGTGCCAACATCGCGCTCGGCCGGCCGGACGCGACGCCCGCGGAGATCGAGGCGGCCGCGCGTGCGGTCGGCGTGCACGAGCTCATCACGGCTCTGCCCGAGGGGTACGAGACGGGCGTCGACACGCGCGGCGTCCGCCTGTCGGCAGGGCAGCGCCAGCTCGTGTCGTTCGCGCGCGCGTTCCTCGCCGACCCGGCGGTGCTCGTGCTCGACGAGGCGACGAGCTCGCTCGACATCCCCGGGGAGCAGCTCGTCCAGGACGGGCTGCGCACCCTCCTGACCGGCCGCACCGCCGTCGTGATCGCGCACCGCCTGTCGACCGTCATGCACGCCGACCGCGTGCTGGTGGTCGACGGCGGGCGCGTCGTCGAGGACGGCAGCCCGCAGGAGCTGGTCGCCGCCGGCGGCCGGTTCGCCGCCCTGCACGCGCAGTGGCAGGAGTCGTTGCTGCGGACCTGA
- a CDS encoding ABC transporter ATP-binding protein, whose product MPPSASAPAGPSVSTTRALARLIRWARPAVPRVVAGGTATLAASLLALAVPQVLREVVNGPLLTDGDRTAVVQAALLVLLLGVLEAFLVWCRRALIATPGTGVERHMRTDLFRHLLDLPVAFHDRWSGGQLLQRSMGDLHTVRRWMVFGLVQLVVSATTVLVGAGLLIATTPLLGLVYLAGAVPVVWLGFSFRQDYKVVARRARDQAGDLATSVEESVHGIRVLKAFGRGEDALEDFVRQADGLRETEIDKARAQSRMSFALAWIPETTLAVALGLGVWLAASDRVSVGALVAFFATAAVMNRPVESLGQLLAMTLDARAGTDRFFEVMDTAPAVRDPERPVALPPAPAGGSRVELDGVRFAHGGEEVLSGLDLVLEPGRTTALVGLTGSGKTTLLQLVPRLYDVTGGAVRLDGVDVRDLTRRDLRSAVSVAFEDPILFSASVRDNVLMGVPEEQLARMDEAEVDALVHEALDVARAGFVHRLPHGLDTVIGEEGLSLSGGQRQRVALARAIAGRPRVLVLDDPLSALDVATEAEVTEGLRRMLTGTTTLVVAHRTSTVALADRVAVLEDGRVTGVGRHADLLATHPHYRFVLTAESDDRTEVAR is encoded by the coding sequence GTGCCCCCCTCCGCGTCCGCCCCGGCCGGCCCGTCCGTGTCCACGACGCGGGCGCTCGCCCGTCTGATCCGCTGGGCGCGGCCGGCCGTGCCCCGGGTCGTCGCGGGCGGCACGGCGACCCTCGCGGCCAGCCTGCTCGCGCTCGCGGTGCCGCAGGTGCTGCGGGAGGTCGTCAACGGTCCGCTCCTGACGGACGGCGACCGCACGGCCGTCGTCCAGGCGGCCCTGCTCGTGCTCCTGCTCGGCGTGCTCGAGGCCTTCCTCGTCTGGTGCCGCCGCGCGCTCATCGCGACGCCCGGCACGGGCGTCGAGCGGCACATGCGCACCGACCTGTTCCGGCACCTGCTCGACCTGCCCGTCGCGTTCCACGACCGGTGGTCCGGCGGGCAGCTGCTGCAGCGCTCGATGGGCGACCTGCACACCGTGCGGCGGTGGATGGTGTTCGGGCTCGTCCAGCTGGTCGTGTCCGCCACCACCGTGCTGGTGGGCGCCGGCCTGCTCATCGCCACGACGCCGCTGCTCGGGCTCGTGTACCTGGCCGGCGCCGTCCCCGTGGTGTGGCTCGGCTTCTCCTTCCGGCAGGACTACAAGGTCGTGGCGCGCCGCGCGCGGGACCAGGCCGGCGACCTCGCGACGTCCGTCGAGGAGTCGGTGCACGGCATTCGCGTCCTCAAGGCGTTCGGCCGCGGCGAGGACGCGCTCGAGGACTTCGTGCGGCAGGCCGACGGCCTGCGGGAGACCGAGATCGACAAGGCGCGCGCGCAGTCGCGCATGTCGTTCGCGCTCGCGTGGATCCCCGAGACGACGCTCGCGGTCGCGCTCGGCCTCGGGGTCTGGCTCGCCGCGTCCGACCGCGTGAGCGTCGGCGCGCTCGTCGCGTTCTTCGCCACCGCCGCCGTGATGAACCGGCCGGTGGAGAGCCTCGGGCAGCTGCTCGCCATGACGCTCGACGCCCGTGCGGGGACCGACCGGTTCTTCGAGGTCATGGACACCGCGCCCGCCGTCCGCGACCCCGAGCGCCCGGTCGCGCTGCCCCCGGCGCCGGCGGGCGGGTCGCGTGTCGAGCTCGACGGCGTGCGGTTCGCGCACGGCGGCGAGGAGGTGCTGTCGGGGCTGGACCTCGTGCTCGAGCCGGGCCGCACGACGGCCCTCGTGGGGTTGACCGGCAGCGGCAAGACGACCCTGCTGCAGCTCGTGCCGCGGCTGTACGACGTCACCGGCGGCGCGGTCCGGCTCGACGGCGTCGACGTGCGCGACCTCACGCGGCGCGACCTGCGCAGCGCGGTGTCGGTCGCGTTCGAGGACCCGATCCTGTTCTCGGCGTCGGTGCGCGACAACGTCCTCATGGGGGTCCCCGAGGAGCAGCTCGCGCGCATGGACGAGGCCGAGGTCGACGCGCTCGTGCACGAGGCCCTCGACGTGGCCCGGGCGGGCTTCGTGCACCGGCTGCCGCACGGCCTCGACACGGTCATCGGCGAGGAGGGGCTGTCGCTGTCGGGCGGGCAGCGCCAGCGCGTCGCGCTCGCCCGCGCGATCGCCGGACGCCCCCGCGTCCTCGTCCTCGACGACCCGCTGTCGGCGCTCGACGTCGCGACCGAGGCGGAGGTGACGGAGGGGCTGCGCCGCATGCTCACCGGGACCACCACGCTCGTCGTCGCGCACCGCACGTCGACGGTCGCGCTCGCGGACCGCGTCGCGGTGCTGGAGGACGGCCGCGTCACCGGGGTGGGGCGGCACGCCGACCTGCTCGCCACGCACCCGCACTACCGCTTCGTGCTCACCGCCGAGTCCGACGACCGCACGGAGGTGGCCCGATGA